A single genomic interval of Cervus elaphus chromosome 19, mCerEla1.1, whole genome shotgun sequence harbors:
- the MSL2 gene encoding E3 ubiquitin-protein ligase MSL2 — MNPVNATALYISASRLVLNYDPGDPKAFTEINRLLPYFRQSLSCCVCGHLLQDPIAPTNSTCQHYVCKSCKGKKMMMKPSCSWCKDYEQFEENKQLSILVNCYKKLCEYITQTALARDIIEAVDCSSDILALLNDGSLFCEETEKPSDSSFTLCLTHSPLPSTSEPTTDPQASLSPISESTLSIAIGSSVINGLPTYNGLSIDRFGINIPSPEHSNTIDVCNTVDIKTEDLSDSLPPVCDTVASDLCSTGIDICSFSEDIKPGDSLLLSVEEVLRSLETVSNTEVCCPNLQPNLEATVSNGPFLQLSSQSLSHNVFMSTSPALHGLSCTAATPKVAKLNRKRSRSESDSEKVQPLPISTIIRGPTLGASAPVTVKRESKISLQPIATVPNGGTTPKISKTVLLSTKSMKKSHEHGSKKSHSKTKPGILKKDKTVKEKIPSHHFMPGSPTKTVYKKPQEKKGCKCGRATQNPSVLTCRGQRCPCYSNRKACLDCICRGCQNSYMANGEKKLEAFAVPEKALEQTRLTLGINVTSIAVRNASTSTSVINVTGSPVTTFLAASTHDDKSLDEAIDMRFDC, encoded by the coding sequence GACATTTGCTACAAGATCCTATTGCACCCACCAACTCAACCTGCCAACACTATGTCTGCAAAAGTTGTAAAGGCAAGAAAATGATGATGAAACCTTCATGTAGCTGGTGCAAAGACTATGAGCAGTTTGAGGAAAACAAGCAGTTAAGCATCCTAGTGAACTGCTACAAAAAACTATGTGAATATATAACACAGACTGCATTGGCACGGGATATAATAGAAGCAGTTGACTGTTCTTCTGATATTTTGGCTTTGCTTAATGATGGATCCTTGTTTTGTGAGGAGACGGAAAAACCCTCAGATTCATCCTTTACTTTGTGTTTGACACATTCCCCCTTACCTTCAACCTCAGAACCCACAACTGATCCTCAAGCTAGTTTATCTCCAATATCTGAAAGCACCCTCAGCATTGCTATTGGCAGTTCTGTTATCAATGGTTTGCCTACTTACAATGGGCTTTCAATAGATAGATTTGGTATAAATATTCCTTCACCTGAACATTCAAATACGATTGATGTATGTAACACTGTTGACATAAAAACTGAGGATCTGTCTGACAGTTTGCCACCTGTCTGTGACACCGTAGCCTCTGACTTATGTTCCACAGGCATTGATATTTGCAGTTTCAGTGAAGATATAAAACCTGGTGACTCTCTGTTACTGAGTGTTGAGGAAGTACTCCGCAGCTTAGAAACTGTTTCAAACACAGAAGTTTGTTGCCCTAATTTGCAGCCCAACTTGGAAGCCACTGTATCCAATGGACCGTTTCTGCAGCTTTCTTCCCAATCTCTTAGCCATAATGTTTTTATGTCCACCAGTCCTGCACTTCATGGATTATCATGTACAGCTGCAACTCCGAAGGTAGCAAAGCTGAATAGAAAACGATCCAGGTCAGAAAGCGACAGTGAGAAAGTTCAACCACTTCCAATTTCTACCATTATCCGAGGCCCAACATTGGGGGCATCTGCTCCTGTGACAGTGAAACGGGAGAGCAAAATTTCTCTTCAGCCTATAGCAACTGTTCCCAATGGAGGCACAACACCCAAAATCAGCAAAACTGTGCTTTTATCTACtaaaagcatgaaaaagagtCATGAACATGGATCCAAGAAATCTCATTCTAAAACCAAGCCAGGTATtcttaaaaaagacaaaacagtaaAGGAAAAGATTCCCAGTCATCATTTTATGCCAGGAAGTCCTACCAAGACTGTGTATAAAAAGCCCCAGGAAAAGAAAGGGTGTAAATGTGGGCGTGCTACTCAAAATCCAAGTGTTCTTACATGCCGCGGCCAACGCTGCCCTTGCTACTCTAACCGCAAAGCCTGCTTAGATTGTATATGTCGTGGCTGCCAAAACTCCTATATGGCCAATGGGGAGAAGAAGCTGGAGGCATTTGCTGTGCCAGAAAAGGCTTTGGAGCAGACCAGGCTCACTTTGGGCATTAATGTGACTAGCATTGCTGTGCGCAATGCTAGTACCAGCACCAGTGTAATTAATGTCACAGGGTCCCCAGTAACGACGTTTTTAGCTGCCAGTACACATGATGATAAAAGTTTGGATGAAGCTATAGACATGAGATTCGACTGTTAA